AATGGTGACAGGGATGGGGATATGAGGCAAAGGACCAAAAGCCACTCCCCAAGGTAAGCCCAAATAAATAGGAAAAATTTCAGGATCGATCCCTAAAAACCAAGGCATCCCCCATTTGTGGAGTTGCTGCATAATGTCATAACAATTAGCCAGCACCAAAAACGTATCGTGAGCGCCAGTAGAAATAACAGGTACTATGGGTACATTTTCCTGTAACGCTAATTTTATAAACCCCTTACGCCCAGCCAAGACAATTTTGTTACGCAAATAATAGGGTCGAAAAACTTCCTGAACTCCACCAGGGTATACCAGTACACTCGCTCCCGAACGCAAAGCTGCAACTGCCATTTTTGGATGAGCCACAACTGCCCCAACTTTTGCAGTCATAATTGATAGCAGGGGAGACACATTCCAGACTTTGGGATGTAATAAACCATAGACAGGTTGTTCCACACCAAATCGTTGGAACCAGTCATACATCACCATTAACATATCAGGAGCGGCAAACCCCCCGTTGTGAGAACCGACAAATAAGACCTTTTGTTGAGTGGGTATGTGGTGCCAACCACTCGTTTCTACTCGAAAATAATACTCGTACAGCCATTTCCATATTGGCATAAAAAGCTGAATAAATTTTGGCTCTCGTCGATCCAAAGACCATCCAAGCTTTGTTGTTGATTTGTTTTCCTTCAATACATCAAGTATATCTTTGCTAGCGCGGCGAACTTCTTCAAGCATGGAAACAGACTATAATCACAATAAATATTCCTTCTCAATATTGCACTTTTTCTCATCCCATACCATCGGTACAGTCTTCAAAAAGAAGGCAAAAAACCCGGTTTCTCTCTGGGGTCAAGCTTAATATCTCCTCTGCTCAACGATGAAGTTACCGGGTTTTTAGAAACGGTAAGCCAAACGCTTCAGGTAGCTTTTGCCGAGCGACAAGGGTCTTTTCAGCTATGCTTATGATATCAGCCATGCTAATTTCTACAACTAGACCCCACTAAATTTTAGTATACTACTACCTCAGTTTTATTTGGTAGTGCATCAAATTCCTAATATCCTCTGGGGGTAATCCTAACTCTTTAGCGATCGCGGTTTCAACTTGGCTCGCTTCTGTGACTGAAAACTCAAACTTTAATCCTTTCAGTGCTTTGGAAGCTGTCTTAACTTCAACTCTAGAAACACCGTGATATTTGTCTATTTCTGCTTTAATCAAAAGTACAGCCGTTTTCTGTTGCTTTACCGATTGCGTTTCAACCTTTAAATGATTTTGTCTTTGGTTCGGCTGACTCAAAATTCCATCCATGACACATCCGCCTCCTACCCAGAAAGCCAAGCCTAAAAGTACTAAGGGTAGCCAAAACTCCAATCCCAGTTTTAATCCTAGTTTTAATCCTTTATAGGGGTTCATCAAGTTTTGTTCCTGAAAATCAGCAAAAGTGAATTTTGGCACGGGAAATGTTTGTAGAATACAGTATAGCAAATGTAACAAATTACCAGAAAGAGGCAAATGATTTTGATGGTTTAAGCTGAAAACAGTAAAATTAGAGAAGTTCTCTATTAAAAAACCAGTATGCAGTCAATTCAGTCTTCGACTCACAACCACAAGGATAATTTTTTGGGATTGGAGGAAGAAATTCAGTTTCTAGGAGTTCAGTATCTCAGAAACTTTCTGGGGCAGAAAACTGCTGTGTTGATCGATTTGAAAGAACACGGCGATCTTTGGGCTAATGTGGAAGAAGAGATTGACATACCTGTAACTGTTCAGTTTTTAGTTGATGAGCAGGGTGGTAAATTAATGGTGTTGCTTAACTTTGAACAGCATGGTGAAATTTGGGAGGATATTTACTATAGCTTGATTGTTGATCGGCGAGCTAATGAACCCACTTTGCCATTTTCAGAAGTCAAAAAGTCGCTGATTGAGCAGGGGAAATTGAGTGAATGAGTATCAAGTAATTTTTTCTCGTTCTGCTCAAAAGGAGATTGACAACTTACCAACGGAAGTAATTGGTCGAATTTCTCCTAAAATTGAGGCTTTAGCAGTTGAACCACGTCCAAATGGTTGTAAAAAGTTGAGTGGACAATTGAGTACTTGGCGAATTAAGGTTGGAGATTATCGAGTAATCTATAAAGTTAATGATGACAACCGTATACTTGAAGTCGTTATGGTTGGCCCATCGAAGTCAAGCATACAAGTAGGTTAAATAAAATTCCTCCTCAGCGCAGATACTCAAATTCTCTCAAAACCTCTAATGTATAATTGTAGGTTTCTGTGAAATAAACTTGTGGATGTCATATTAGAGCGATCGCACCAACTACAACAAGATATAACTGATTTTGTGTTTGATGCTGAGGATGAACTCGCACAAGCCTTGGAAACCTATGCTGCGGAAAAATCGCGCCGTGGTAGCGGTGACAGTTTTCAAAAGGATTTCGTGACTGACTCATTTATTACAGAAGGAAGAGTGGGAAACTCCTCACCACTGGATCTGTATATACAAAGCCAGCCTGAGTTGTCAGAAAGCGATCGCAAACTTATTCAAAGTTGGCATCATACATTTATTGGCTTATTTGCTGTCACCCAGATTCTACCCGATGGTTTTGAACTCATGAATTGGCTCACAGCAAAGCATTACACAGTCAAGCCAAACAATGCTCAAATCCAAAAAGAACTGTCTCGTGTCAAAGATGGAGAAATTATACTTACCCGTATTTCTCCTGTAACTGATACTTACTGGACATTCTCCGGTCCACAGACACTGATGGGTAAACTAGGCAAACCGAAACTAGCAGTGGCGATTGGTAATTTTAAAGACAATTATCGCAACCAACTCTACGGGGATGCTCCTGAGTTACTAGAAGAAGCTTGGTTATCAGTAGAACAATATCATCAACAATTCGTAGACTTTTTTGGGAGTGATGAAGTCACATTACCGGGGTATCAACTCAACAAGAAAATTGCTGAATTTCAAGAAGTCATGACGCAAAAACGTTTGGAAGCAGCAGGTATTGACACTTCAAAATCTCTAGAAGAAATCGTACAAGAATCCGGTATTGAACAAGAAGATATCCAAGCAGTTGCAGAGGAATTTGGCGCTGATTCCAAAACAGTCTCTCAAATGTTGAGCAGTAAAAATAACTCCAGAAAAATGGTAATGCCAAAAGTTGACTTACCTGCTGAGCTAAAGAAAGCAGAACAAGTGACTGCTCTTTCACACCCCCGATGGGGACAAATGTTTCTCCCAACTTATGCCAAGGTCAAACAAATTGTAGAAACAGAAGACTGGCAAAATATAGAAGGTGCGGAAAAACTTATTCGTTTTTATCTTGAAGATAAAAGTATTAACGCCTTTATTTGGCAACGCTTAGCTGAACAGTATCCCATACAGTTAGAAAAAGTTGTGCAAACAGTGTTACAGCGTCCGGAGTTTCATCTTCAAAAAGATTTAGACACATTATTGCAAGAATTCAACAAACCTATAGAACCAGATTTACCCGATATTGCTAGCGTACCAATACACCTACACAACTTATTTCAAGAAGCTGTGGTGGAAGTTAGTAAATCTAAGCCTAAAGGTAAGGGTCAAAAGCAATCAGCTAAAGGTTTTCAACGCCTTTAGAGAGAGTACAGACTTTAGAATATTTGAAGACTTAAAATTAAGGTTGATAGACTAGTGGTTTGCCACTTTGATTTTGAGGGATGATGAAAAAACCGCAAAGACGCAAAGAGCACGAAGGAAGAGGATAAGAAGAAGAATTTAAAGATTGCTTAACCCAGTAAAGTTAATTTGACGGCTACAAGATCCCCGACTTCTCCAAGAAGTCGGGGATCTAAGCCAACTTAACAACAATATAGCAATCCTATTTGATTTTTGAACTACACGTAGGGTGGGCATTGCCCACCAACTAAATCTTGTGGTGGGCAATGCCCACCCTACAGTAGTTAAAGTTTTTCATAAATCATTTAGGATTCCTATATATCTCTACCGTATATATTTGATTTAAACCTGAGAAAAGGTGAGAAAAGTAGGAAAAGTCTGATATTAAAAAATATTAAAAATCAGTGCTTAAAATGCTATTGGAAGATGATAGTTTAAAAACACAGATAATTTGCTCTGGTGAGAATCATAGACTAGGTTAAGCTCTACCACTGAAACTTTGGAGTTTTACAATTCACTATTGATTAAAAGCACTTATTTTATGACGACTCAAAAAAATCCAGTGAGTTTGGGCGAGAATCAAAAGGATTTCATTCGCCCACAAGCCGCTATACCCCAGTTAAAGACTGATGCTGCTAAGGTGAGGTGGGAGAGTACTTTACAGCTATCACCAGAGATCCAATCTAAACCTAGCCTTGCTTCTGAGCAAAAACGCAACCTCTTTTTCATACACTGGTTTTGTAACCTCTCTGTTGGTCGCAAGCAGATGATAGCTTTGATTGCTGCTCAACTAGTCTCCATTGTAGGACTGAGTGTGGGGGGGAGGTGGATTATCACTTCGGGGTTGCGAACACAATTGCTTGAACGAGCTCAATCAGAAGTTACCGTCACCGAGACTAATATTAACCTCAAAGTCAACCAAACAGGGCTTGGTTTCAGGAGTCAATCAGATAATCCTGTCATCATTAATGCTGCTAAGGTTTATGCGAAAAGCTACACCTTGTCTCCTGCTTTAAAAAAACAAGTTGAGCGGATTTTGCAGAACGAAGCCAAAGCCCGGAAGATTGAGTATGTCACCCTGGTTGGAAGGGATTTTAAGATTATTTTTAATGCTAATGGCAAACGAGAAGGAACTGTTTTTAATCCTAACAACTTGGTTCGTCAGGTTTTTACTAATGGCAAGCAAATTAAAGCCAATACAGTTGTGAGTTCTGTTGAATTGGCTAAAGGATCTCCTCTACTGTTTAGTACCGATGGAGATACGCTCATACGTTACACCCTGACACCGATTCGCGCTCCAGGCAAACCCAAAGTACTTGCAGTTTTGATCGCTGGGGAAATTGTCAATGGAAAGTTGCCAATCATGGCAGGAATCTTGAAAGATTTCAACGGCGGCTACAGTGGTATTTATTTACGCAGACCTACAGGAGAGTTTACCTTGGCTACCTCTTTAGACCAAGGGGAAGCTCCGGAAGTAAAGCAGGCTAAACCTCACATACCTTTGAGCGACACATCTCTACTTGCTGCAGCTGCATCTGCGCCTCCTGGAGAAATCGTGACCGGACGGATGGTTGTAGGAACCCAAACCTATACAATGACTGCTAAGGCAATTCCTAATCTTATTGAACAAGACCGTAGCGGTCCTGTTCCTGTTTTTAACGGTCAGCCCGTTACTGTTTTGGTACGGGGAACTCCAGAAACCACTCTCAACAACTTGCTTAGCCAGAGTTTGTGGCAAGAAGGGGTGGTATTGCTCCTGGCGTTGATAATGACTGGTATCTGGGTGCTTATTCTCAGGCAAACCATTACTAAGCCTATCGAACAGCTAGAACGAGTCAATCAGGAATTTGCCGAAGGCGATCGCCAAGCGCGAGCCGAGGTTTTCTCTCAAGATGAGGTGGGTCAGTTGGCTGTGACTTTTAATAAGATGGCTGATAACATTGTGGTTTCTGAAACAGCCTTGGCAGAACAAGCCCATCGTCAAGAAGCCGAGGCTAACCAAGCACGGTTACTGAATACAATCACCTCTCGCATTCGTGAATCTCTAAACAAAGATGATATATTTCATACAACAGCAACGGAAGTTCGATCTGCTTTGCAAGCGGATCGAGTTGTAGTTTATCTCTTGAACGAGAATTGCCAAGAGAGCATCTTTGCTGAATCAGTTAGTAGCGATTGGTCTGTAAACTTGGAGGCGAACATTAGTTCTGCTCAAGATTATGTTGAGAAGTATCAGAAAGCTTGTATCAATGCAATGGAGAACAGTTCTGAAACCAGTCAAACCAAAAGTTACCTCGACCAACTAGACGCATTTGAAGACAAGGGGAATTTGGTAGCACCGATTCTCTCCGAAAACAAGCTTTTGGGCTTGTTAGTGGCTTATCAAAATTCTGAACTGCATACTTGGGAGAAGTCAAACATCAATTTCTTCAAGCAGGTGGCGATTCAAGTTGGCTTTGCTCTAGACCAAGCAACTCTCTTAGAACAAACAGAACAAGCTCAACAAGCAGCTGAAATTATTTCTCAAGAACAGCGTCAACAAAAAGAAGCTATCCAGCGTCAAGTGGTAGGATTGCT
This genomic interval from Scytonema hofmannii PCC 7110 contains the following:
- a CDS encoding lysophospholipid acyltransferase family protein, which produces MLEEVRRASKDILDVLKENKSTTKLGWSLDRREPKFIQLFMPIWKWLYEYYFRVETSGWHHIPTQQKVLFVGSHNGGFAAPDMLMVMYDWFQRFGVEQPVYGLLHPKVWNVSPLLSIMTAKVGAVVAHPKMAVAALRSGASVLVYPGGVQEVFRPYYLRNKIVLAGRKGFIKLALQENVPIVPVISTGAHDTFLVLANCYDIMQQLHKWGMPWFLGIDPEIFPIYLGLPWGVAFGPLPHIPIPVTIRTHVCSPIIFERYGAEAARDREYVNMCYEIVQSQMQQQLDWLVESSSN
- a CDS encoding type II toxin-antitoxin system RelE family toxin — its product is MNEYQVIFSRSAQKEIDNLPTEVIGRISPKIEALAVEPRPNGCKKLSGQLSTWRIKVGDYRVIYKVNDDNRILEVVMVGPSKSSIQVG
- a CDS encoding methyl-accepting chemotaxis protein yields the protein MTTQKNPVSLGENQKDFIRPQAAIPQLKTDAAKVRWESTLQLSPEIQSKPSLASEQKRNLFFIHWFCNLSVGRKQMIALIAAQLVSIVGLSVGGRWIITSGLRTQLLERAQSEVTVTETNINLKVNQTGLGFRSQSDNPVIINAAKVYAKSYTLSPALKKQVERILQNEAKARKIEYVTLVGRDFKIIFNANGKREGTVFNPNNLVRQVFTNGKQIKANTVVSSVELAKGSPLLFSTDGDTLIRYTLTPIRAPGKPKVLAVLIAGEIVNGKLPIMAGILKDFNGGYSGIYLRRPTGEFTLATSLDQGEAPEVKQAKPHIPLSDTSLLAAAASAPPGEIVTGRMVVGTQTYTMTAKAIPNLIEQDRSGPVPVFNGQPVTVLVRGTPETTLNNLLSQSLWQEGVVLLLALIMTGIWVLILRQTITKPIEQLERVNQEFAEGDRQARAEVFSQDEVGQLAVTFNKMADNIVVSETALAEQAHRQEAEANQARLLNTITSRIRESLNKDDIFHTTATEVRSALQADRVVVYLLNENCQESIFAESVSSDWSVNLEANISSAQDYVEKYQKACINAMENSSETSQTKSYLDQLDAFEDKGNLVAPILSENKLLGLLVAYQNSELHTWEKSNINFFKQVAIQVGFALDQATLLEQTEQAQQAAEIISQEQRQQKEAIQRQVVGLLNDVAEVSKGNLTIRAEVTSGEIGTVAEFFNTIIESLREIVTSVKNAALQVNLSVGENEGAIRQLADEALKQAGEIHYTLDSVEQMTLSIQAVAESARQAAIVARTASTTAEAGEMAMDCTVQSILNLQETVVATAEKMKCLGESSQQISKVVSLINEITLQTNVLAINASIEAARAGEEGKGFAVVAEEVVQLASESGAATKEIEQIVENIQGEISSVVRAMELGTIQVVEGAHLVKDTKMSLGQILDVSRRIDQLVESISLATVSQAQTSHAVTHLMKEIAHVSERTCDSSHRVSASLQQTIEVAEQLQASVGLFKVGGDS